The Actinomyces lilanjuaniae genome segment CCGCTGCCGGAGTGGGAGGCCGAGCTGCTTGCCGGCGCGGAGGCCGCCTCGAGCGGGGCGGCTGCCGAGCCTGCCGGGGGCGCTGGGGCTGCCCAGGAGCAGGTGGCCCAGGACGCCGGGGACGCGGCCCAGGCGCCGGTGCAGGCAGAGGTTCCCGAGCAGGCCTGAGCCTGCGGCTGCCAGCCGTGTCGCGCAGTCATGCTCGCAGGCTGCGCAGCGCGGTGCTGGCGTGACTGAGACACGAGACACTTCAGGAGATATCTATGGCGAACTACACCACTGCTGACATCAAGGCTCTGCGTGAGAGGACCGGGGCCGGGATGATGGACGTCAAGAAGGCCCTCGACGAGGCTGACGGTGACGCTGAGAAGGCTGTTGAGATCATCCGGGTCAAGGGACTCAAGGGGATTGCCAAGCGCGAGGGGCGGGCGGCCTCCGCCGGGCTGGTGGTGGCCACGGTGGCTGACGACGGCCAGGGGCAGGTCGGTGTGCTGGTCGAGATCAACGCGGAGACGGACTTCGTGGCCAAGAACCAGAAGTTCCTCGACTTCGCTGACCAGGTCCTGGCTGCGGCTGTGGACTCCGGTGCCCAGGACGCTGAGGCCCTGGCCGAGGTCGAGGTGGACGGCACCTCCGTCAAGGACCTGACCGACGGCATGCAGGCGGTGATTGGCGAGAAGATCGTGGTGCGCCGCCTCGCCCGCCTCAGCGCCCCCGCGGTGGAGCTCTACCTGCACCGCACCAGCCCTGACCTTCCCGCCCAGGTCGGTGTCCTGGTCGGGACCGATGCCAAGGCCGCCGAGGTGGCTCACGACGTTGCCATGCACGTGGCCGCCTACGCCCCGGACTACCTTACCCGCGAGGACGTCCCGGCCGAGGTGGTGGACAAGGAGCGGGCTATCGCCGAGGAGACCACCCGGGCTGAGGGCAAGCCTGACAAGGCGATCCCCAGGATCGTCGAGGGGCGTCTGGGAGGCTTCTTCAAGGAGCACGTCCTACTGGAGCAGGCCTACGCCAAGGACCCCAAGGCCACCGTAGGCAAGATTGTCGAGGCCTCTGGCGGGAAGCTGACCGGCTTCGTCCGCTTCCGGGTCGGAGCCTGAGCCGTGTGGCCGTGGGGTGGCAGCGGGTCCCGCCGGGACCCGCTGCCACCCCACGGCTCCTCCTGTGAGGAGTTGTGCCCGCCCTGCTGCCTGCCGCAGCGTGTCTCGGCTTGTCACGGTCCCCGGCTGCCAGCCGCGCAGCGGCGTGCGGGTGGTGGCGCACGTCTCCGGAGAGGGTAGTCTGTGGCGGACGTCTGACACAACGGAACAACAGCTCAGGAGGCACCGGCATGAGTGAGTCCCCGGCCCGTGACGACCGCGTCGCCCACACCAGGCACCCGAGGCGGGTCCTGCTCAAGCTCTCCGGCGAGGTATTCGGGGGCGGGGAGGTCGGGCTGGACCCTGACGTCGTGGCCGACGCGGCCCAGCAGATCGCCGCAGCGGTGAGCCAGGGCGTGCAGGTCTCCGTCGTCGTCGGGGGAGGCAACTTCTTCCGCGGCGCCGAGCTGTCCGCCCACGGCATGGACCGTGCCCGCGCCGACTACATGGGAATGCTCGGCACCGTGATGAATGCCCTGGCGCTGCAGGACTTCATCGAGAAGGCCGGGGTCCCCGCACGGGTCCAGACTGCGATCGCCATGGGGCAGGTCGCTGAGAGCTACGTGCCTCTGCGGGCCATCCGTCACATGGAGAAGGGGCGCGTGGTGGTCTTCGGGCCGGGGCCGGCCTGCCCTACTTCTCCACCGACACCGTCTCCGCCCAGCGCGCCCTGGAGACCCACTGCGACGAGCTGCTCGTGGGCAAGAACGGGGTTGACGGCGTCTATACCGCTGACCCCCGCAAGGACGCCTCTGCCGTCCTGCTGGAGCACCTGACCTACGAGCGGGCGCTGGCTGACGGCCTCCAGGTGGTGGATGCCGCCGCCTTCTCCTTGTGCCGGGACAACAGGCTCACGATGAGGGTCTTCGGGATGGGAGAGCCTGGCAACATCTCCCGGGCAGTCCTGGGTGAGAAGATCGGTACCCTTGTCAGTCCAGGCTGACCGGGTACCGACCTGCCCTGCCGCCGTAAGAACCCCCACCAAGTTACGCTACCACCACCGGAGGGAAGCACCATGATTGACGACGTCATGCTTGATGCCGAGGACAGGATGGACAAGGCTCTTGAGGCTGCCAGGAGCGGTCTGGCCTCCATCCGTACCGGCCGGGCCAACCCCTCCATGTTCCACGGCATCATGGTCGACTACTACGGGGCTCCCACTCCTCTCCAGCAGCTGGCCTCCCTGACGATCCCAGAGGCGCGTACCGTGCTCATCACTCCCTTTGACCGTTCAGCGACGAAGAACATTGTCACCGCAGTGCGCGAGTCCGACCTGGGTGTCAACCCCACCGACGACGGTACCGTGATCCGGGTTACACTGCCGGCGCTCACGGAGGAGCGCCGCAGGGACTATGTCAAGCTGGCCCGCTCACGGGCAGAGGAGTCTCGTGTCCAGGTGCGCGGTATCCGGGGCCGGTCCAAGAAGGAGCTGGAGGCGATCAAGAAGGACGGCGAGGCCGGAGAGGACGAGGTCAAGCGGGCCGAGCAGGAGCTAGACGCCCTGACCCGGCGCTACGTGGAGCAGGTTGATGCGGCCTTGGCTGCCAAGGAGAGCGAGCTCTTGGACGTGTGAGCTCTTGGGCGAGCGTGCCCCTGGCTCGTCGGCAGTGCGACGTTGAGCTCGCCGCCGTGGCCAGGAGAGCCACGCCTGGACGGGAGGTGACTTTTCGTGACTGGAGGACTACTGATGACCTCAAGACGTGAGCCGTGGGTGTCGTGAGCACCCTGCTAACCCCGCCCCCCACACGTGACCGTGCCCCTCTTCCCGCGACGGGGCGTGCCGGACGCAACCTTCCTGCCGCTGTGGGCGTGGCGGTTGTCCTTGTTGTTCTAGTCGCGGGGTCGTTGCTGTTCTACAGGGAGCTGTTTGTCCTCCTGGCTGTGGTGGCCGTGTGCTCAGCGCTGTGGGAGATGGCAGGCGCGCTAGCCCGTAAGCGGATCCGCCTGCCGCTGGCCCCTCTGTGGCTGGGGACCCTGGGCACTGCCGTGTGCGCGTGGCAGGTGGGCGCCGAGGCAGCCTTTGGCGCCTACGTGGCTACCTCAGGGGCTTGTGTCCTGTGGTGCTTCATGGACCAGGCGGAGGCCGACACCGGTACGCCGCTGGAGGAGTCCGGCAACGCCGTGCCTCGCAGCGACCTCCACGACATGGTGCGCCGCTCCCGGTCCCGCTCTGCGGCGGCATCGGTGTTCGCCGCCACCTACCTGCCCTTCCTGGCCTCCTTCGCGGTGCTGGTGGCGGCGCAGGAGGAGGGGGCGCAGCGGGTGATGATGATGATCGCCCTGCCAGCCGCCAGCGACACCGGCGGCTGGCTGGTCGGCGTCCTGCTCGGCCGCCACCCCATGGCCCCTCGGTGTCTCCCGGGAAGTCCTGGGAGGGTTCATCGGCTCCCTGGCGGCCTCGGTCGCAGCGGGTGCGGGGATCCTGCACCTCCTGGACGGCCCTGTATGGGCGGGCGCGGTCCTGGGGCGTGTGTCGTGGTGGTCTCGACCCTGGGAGACCTGGGGAGTCGCTGCTCAAGCGTGACCTGGGTCTGAAGGACATGGGCACCCTCCTGCCCGGCCACGGGGGATGATGGACCGCCTGGACTCGGTTCTCGTGGCCGCGCCCGTGGTCTACGTCTTCACCCTCGTGGTGTGGTAAGCGGCCCTGAGGCCGCCCGGAAAGGAGCGTGAGGACAGTGAGTCCCACCAGTCACCGTCCTGGTGCCCCGGCCGGGCGCGGTCCCGCTGACCGGGGGCCAGCTCCTGTCAGCCGTACCGGTCCTGCTGGCCCGGCTCCTGGCGAGGCCCAGGTCCTGCCGACCGACCAGCCCCCCGAGGGCGCCACCAGTCCTGACGCCCGCCCCCGGCTGTCCCTGGCGGTGCCGACGCCTCGTGGTAAGGCGCCTCGGCACCTGGCGGACCTGGACCTGGCGGGTCGTAAGGCCGCCTGCCGGGACGCGGGCCTGCCAGGCTTCAGGGCCGACCAGGTCTCACGCCACTACTTCAGCCACCTCACACGCGACCCGGCGCGTATGACCGACCTGCCGGCATCCCAGCGGGACCAGCTGTGCGCCGAGCTGCTGCCGCCTCTCGTCCGCGAGGTCCGTGCCCTGCGTGCTGACGCCGGTCGTACCGTCAAGTACCTGTGGGAGCTCCACGACGGCGTGCGCGTGGAGTCCGTGCTCATGCGCTACGAGGACCGCACCACTTTGTGCGTGTCCTCCCAGGCCGGCTGCGGGATGGCGTGCCCTTTCTGCGCCACCGGCCAGATGGGGCTGACCCGGAACCTGTCCGCTGCAGAGATCGTCGAGCAGGTTCGTCACGCCGCGCTGGCCTCGGCCAGAGGCGACCTCACGGGCGGGCCCGCACGCCTGTCCAACGTGGTCTTCATGGGGATGGGCGAGCCGATGATCAACTACAGGAACGTGGTGGCAGCCCTGCACCGCCTTGTTGACCCCGCGCCGGAGGGCTTTGGAATGTCGGCGCGGAGCATCACGGTCTCCACGGTGGGGGTGGTTCCCCTTATCCGTCGCCTGGCTGGAGAAGGGATCCCGGTCACGCTGGCGGTCTCTCTCCACGCGCCTGACGACGCCCTGCGTGACGAGCTGGTCCCGGTCAACTCCCGGTGGAAGGTCGCTGACCTCCTGGACGCCGCCTACGACTACTTCCGGGCCTCCGGACGCCGCGTGTCCATCGAGTACGCGCTCATCAAGGACATGAACGACCACGCCTGGCGGGCGCAGCGCCTGGCCGAGGAGCTCAGCCGCAGAGGCCGGGGCTGGGCCCACGTCAACCCCATCCCCCTTAACCCGACCCCAGGGTCGATCTGGACCTGCTCTACGCCCCAGGCCCAGCAGTCCTTTGTCGACACGCTGCGGTGTGCTGGAATTACCACCACGGTGCGAGACACTCGGGGCAGTGACATCGACGGTGCCTGCGGCCAGCTCGCTACGGAGGTACTCAACCAGGAGAGGGCAAGGACGCAATGAGCAACATGTTTCCCAAGTCCATGCCCCTGCGACCGGGCTACCGCCCTGAGCAGGTGGACCGCTACTTTGAGACCGCGCGCGAGATCTACGACGCCGGCGAGCTCGACGAGATGGACTCCGAGGGTGTGCGCACGGTTGCCTTCGACATCGTTCCCGGGGGGTACCAGCCCGCTGCAGTCGACGCCGCCCTGGACCGTCTGGAGGCGGCCTTCCTGCAGCGACGCCGCGCCGACTTCGTGGCCCAGCACGGCCGCCGTGCCTGGATGGACCAGGTCACCCAACTGGCCACCACTCTCTACCCCAGGCTGCTCAGGCCCGAGGGGGAGCGCTTCCTGCCCGCTAGCGGTCAGGGCTACATCAAGGAGGACGTGGACGCGCTCATGGACCGGATCG includes the following:
- the tsf gene encoding translation elongation factor Ts, whose product is MANYTTADIKALRERTGAGMMDVKKALDEADGDAEKAVEIIRVKGLKGIAKREGRAASAGLVVATVADDGQGQVGVLVEINAETDFVAKNQKFLDFADQVLAAAVDSGAQDAEALAEVEVDGTSVKDLTDGMQAVIGEKIVVRRLARLSAPAVELYLHRTSPDLPAQVGVLVGTDAKAAEVAHDVAMHVAAYAPDYLTREDVPAEVVDKERAIAEETTRAEGKPDKAIPRIVEGRLGGFFKEHVLLEQAYAKDPKATVGKIVEASGGKLTGFVRFRVGA
- the frr gene encoding ribosome recycling factor is translated as MIDDVMLDAEDRMDKALEAARSGLASIRTGRANPSMFHGIMVDYYGAPTPLQQLASLTIPEARTVLITPFDRSATKNIVTAVRESDLGVNPTDDGTVIRVTLPALTEERRRDYVKLARSRAEESRVQVRGIRGRSKKELEAIKKDGEAGEDEVKRAEQELDALTRRYVEQVDAALAAKESELLDV
- the rlmN gene encoding 23S rRNA (adenine(2503)-C(2))-methyltransferase RlmN: MSPTSHRPGAPAGRGPADRGPAPVSRTGPAGPAPGEAQVLPTDQPPEGATSPDARPRLSLAVPTPRGKAPRHLADLDLAGRKAACRDAGLPGFRADQVSRHYFSHLTRDPARMTDLPASQRDQLCAELLPPLVREVRALRADAGRTVKYLWELHDGVRVESVLMRYEDRTTLCVSSQAGCGMACPFCATGQMGLTRNLSAAEIVEQVRHAALASARGDLTGGPARLSNVVFMGMGEPMINYRNVVAALHRLVDPAPEGFGMSARSITVSTVGVVPLIRRLAGEGIPVTLAVSLHAPDDALRDELVPVNSRWKVADLLDAAYDYFRASGRRVSIEYALIKDMNDHAWRAQRLAEELSRRGRGWAHVNPIPLNPTPGSIWTCSTPQAQQSFVDTLRCAGITTTVRDTRGSDIDGACGQLATEVLNQERARTQ
- a CDS encoding DivIVA domain-containing protein, which gives rise to MSNMFPKSMPLRPGYRPEQVDRYFETAREIYDAGELDEMDSEGVRTVAFDIVPGGYQPAAVDAALDRLEAAFLQRRRADFVAQHGRRAWMDQVTQLATTLYPRLLRPEGERFLPASGQGYIKEDVDALMDRIAGYFDSDNALASTEVRGAVFRAARGSKAYDEASVDRYLARVVEVLLSVE